The Candidatus Syntrophosphaera sp. sequence TCCGGCACGCCCAGGCCGTAGATGCAGGAAACCGAGGCCACGATGATCACGTCACGCCGCTCCATCAGGCTCATTGTGGCGCGCAGGCGCAGTTTTTCGATCTGCTCGTTGATGTCCGAATCCTTTTCAATATAGATGTCCTTGCCTGGGATATAGGCTTCCGGCTGGTAATAATCATAATAGCTGATGAAATACTCCACCGCGTTTTCCGGGAAAAGCTGCTTCAGTTCGCCATAGAGCTGGGCGGCGAGGGTCTTGTTGTGCGAAAGGACCAGGACAGGGCGGTCGAATTTGGCGATCACGTTGGCAATGGTAAAGGTTTTCCCGCTGCCCGTGACCCCCAGCAACACCTGGTAGCGCTTATCCTCGCGGATCCCCTCTGCCAGAGCCTCGATCGCCTCAGGCTGGTCGCCGCTGGGCTGATAATCCGTGACTAATTTGAAGATTCCCATTTCTTCCGATCTCCATCTGGAAAATTTTTTGTTTTCATATCCTCTCAGTCCATGCTGCTGCTGATATTCCGGATTCTCTCCCGGACCATGGGAAAGCGCCTGGCTGAATATTTCACTTGACTTTTAGCATTTCTGAGAAAGCGTGGACACCAGAAAAGCGAAACCCTTGATTTTGTCGAGAAAATAAACACTGGAGATATAAAATGCCAGACTTCGAGAACTTTCAGGTCAATTACGAAAACCTGCTCAAGATGGGCTATGCGGTTGTGGATGTGCGCCACAAGGATTATGACGTTTGCAACGACAGCCTGAAGCTGGTCATCGCCCGCGTGGACGCAGACCGGGACGAGTTTTACCAGGACATGCTCAAGCAGTATACGACAGTGGAATTCAAAGCCAACGAGGTCTATGAGATCTGGACCGAGATCCTGACCCACAAGATCAGAATGAGCCGGGTCCTCAACCGCGACATCGCCATCAAAGTTGCCGCTCTGGACTATATCGAGACCGTCTACAGAGCCAAATGAGCCAGCGCAGCCTGCTGCTGATCAAGCCGAACGCGGTGTTGCACCATCATGTTGGGCATGTCATATCCATTTTGGAAGAGGCGGGATTCGAGCTCGATCAGATCAAAGAATTCCAGTTCACGCCAGAAGCTGCGGCAGTTTTTTATGAGGCCCACAAAGGCAAGGGCTTCTACGAGCGCCTCATCGCCTTCATGTGCTCCGGTCCCACGATCGCGCTCATCGTGGAAAAAGACAATGCCGTGGAGGACCTGAGAGAGCTGATCGGAGAGGTCGACCCGGCCCGGCGAAAGCCAGGCACTATACGTGACCTCTACGCGGAGGGAGTGACCGAAAACGCGGTGCATGCTTCGGACAGCCTGGACAACGCGGAGAGGGAGATAGCCCTGCTTTTTGCAGAGTAGGTTCTGAGCAGAAACATAGCGAAACAAACGGGCGGGGTATCTTAACAAGGTTCCGGGGCTTGGACTTCATATTTCGGTTGGCATTTTTTCTCCCTGAACAAGTTTTTAACGCTCTCTGAATCCAGGCTCTGCTGAACGGCGCTCAGGTTTGTGGAGATTTTTCCACATATTCGGAGAAAAGCTACCCCAAAAACGAGAAATTCCCCTTGACACCAACTTACAAACTTACCCGATGATAAAGCCAAACTCAAGATAGTGTGCAATTCCTCAAAACTTTTGGATTATTGCGGATATCCTTGTACGGACATGCCGCGCCTCAGCTTCATCAACGGGTTCTTGAACATAACACAAAAGGGAGGTAGTTATGAAGATCTCAGCGTTGATACTGGCACTTCTGGCAGTTTGCATATTCCTTTCCAGCGCGCCCCTGCGCGACATCCCCACCGAGCTTGAACAGCCGGACGGCAGCATCTATCCCTGTTTCATGACCGGGGACGAGTATTATCACCGCGCCCACGACGCCAATGGCTACACGATCATCCAGGATCACTCGACTGGATGGTTCGTTTACGCCGTGAAAGGAGATCGGGAACTGGCCCCCAGCCCCTACATTCCGGGCAGGGACGACCCGGCGGCACAGGGCATACCGGCCAATCTGCTGCCTGACGCATCCATAATCAAACAAAGGTTCGAAACTTTCCGCGGTCCCGGTGGAGATCGATACGGGCGTTCTCCTACAACGGGTACCGTGAATAACATCACGATATTTGTCCGCTTCTCGGATCAGCCGTAATTTCCTGATGCCCCCAGCTACTATGACAATATGTACAATTCCACCAGCGGGGTATCGCTAAAGGGATTCTTCCTGGAGGAAAGCAGCAACCAGCTGATCGTGAATTCCACTTTCTATCCGCCTCCCGTGGGTGGAACCATCTTATCCTACCAAGACCCCAATCCCCAAGCCTATTACATGGATAACTACGGCGGCACCAATCCCATCGGCTATACAAGCTGGGACGAGGGTTATTACCGCCTGCACCTGATGCTGACCAATGCGGTGGTCTTTGTCGCGGGTTCAGTATCACCCAGCCTGAATATAGACGCGGATAACGACGGTTCGATCGACAACCTGAGCTTCATCTGCATGGGCGGGCCAACCGCTTGGAATGAAGCCTTGTGGCCCCACAACTGGGTGCTGGACTCTTACCATCTGAACCCTCTGTTTCCCTCCTACAACTCTCCTTTGGTCTATATCAACGGCAAAATGGCGGACGAATACGACTTCCAATTGCGGGACGTGATCGATCCAGCGGTCATCGCCCATGAATTTTCCCACACCCTTGGTTTTCCTGAACTCTATCATTACACTTGGGATGGGATCGATCCCTGCGGCTGGTGGGACCCCATGGACTTTTGCCAAGGCAACCCTCAGCACCACCTGGCCTATATGAAATGGAGATACGGGGGCTGGTTCCCTTCAATAC is a genomic window containing:
- a CDS encoding nucleoside-diphosphate kinase yields the protein MSQRSLLLIKPNAVLHHHVGHVISILEEAGFELDQIKEFQFTPEAAAVFYEAHKGKGFYERLIAFMCSGPTIALIVEKDNAVEDLRELIGEVDPARRKPGTIRDLYAEGVTENAVHASDSLDNAEREIALLFAE